A window of Candidatus Deferrimicrobiaceae bacterium genomic DNA:
ATCGTGGGATGGATCGAGGAAACGCCGGGACAGGAGCCGTCCGCCGGCGAGATGCGGGACCTCATCCGAACGATCCGGGAGACGAAAGCGGCCGTTGTCTTCGCGGAGCCCCAATACCCCCAGAGGCTCGCCGCGATGGTCGCCCGTGAGGCGGGGGTCCCCGTCCGCATGCTCGACCCGGGGTCTACGGGGTCCGCCGCCATGACGGCGTACGAGGACGTCATGCGGAAGAACCTGCAAACCCTCGCGGAGGCGTTGGGAACCCGATGACGGCCCCGGGACACCATCACACCCTCGAAATCCGGAATCTCTCCGTGCGGGCGGGAGGGACGGAGATCCTCTCGGGGATCAACGCCGACATCCGGTGCGGGGAGGTTACCGCCCTCGTCGGGCCGAACGGCGCGGGAAAAACCACATTGCTCCTGGCCATCCTGGGGCTCGTCCCCTACACGGGGGAGATCCGCTTCT
This region includes:
- a CDS encoding metal ABC transporter substrate-binding protein encodes the protein IVGWIEETPGQEPSAGEMRDLIRTIRETKAAVVFAEPQYPQRLAAMVAREAGVPVRMLDPGSTGSAAMTAYEDVMRKNLQTLAEALGTR